The following proteins come from a genomic window of Synechococcus sp. NB0720_010:
- a CDS encoding glycosyltransferase, with the protein MLRVLYSYDKSGDEDLYWRHNIEISSSKLVHFTPFNHSSICPRSCYSTAFDLDSSYRLGSPSLTALYNLLVSKIHDLSIDLLYVDHSFPYHPEFLASLPCVKALRICDGWLTAYKTFIPLGFAYDHIFYNSPYFSPTYSTSSLLSKLGIQSFSLQPLGHLKHIGEPIILKDYTERDIDIVFVGSLHREKMQMLADVSRYYGQQFSIYGMSTIKQKLAFFFLFNGRRVIRSLPFMQIPFVYNRSRIGINIHNNGYLAYGNARFFDLPFYGVVQVCESPPDNDLFPPYSSLVHAYTDSHSLIKCVNKLMDDPVLAHSISSRSPKAIQPYTFQTLLHSAILDISHLC; encoded by the coding sequence ATGCTGCGAGTTCTTTATTCCTACGACAAATCTGGCGATGAGGATCTCTATTGGCGCCATAACATAGAAATCTCTTCCTCTAAACTCGTACACTTTACCCCTTTCAACCATTCCTCCATTTGTCCACGTAGCTGTTATTCGACCGCTTTTGATCTCGATTCCTCGTACCGTCTAGGAAGTCCGTCTCTTACTGCCCTTTACAACTTATTAGTCTCAAAAATTCATGACCTTTCAATTGATTTACTTTATGTAGATCATTCTTTCCCCTATCATCCGGAGTTTCTTGCGTCACTTCCGTGTGTTAAAGCATTGCGTATTTGTGATGGCTGGCTCACTGCATACAAGACCTTTATACCGCTTGGATTTGCATATGACCATATCTTCTACAATAGTCCATATTTCTCTCCCACGTATTCAACCTCTTCACTGCTCTCCAAGTTAGGTATACAGTCGTTTAGCCTACAGCCTTTGGGCCACCTTAAACACATAGGTGAACCCATTATACTCAAGGACTATACAGAAAGAGACATCGACATAGTCTTTGTCGGTTCTCTTCATCGTGAAAAGATGCAAATGTTGGCAGACGTGTCTCGCTACTACGGTCAGCAGTTTTCTATTTACGGAATGTCTACTATCAAGCAGAAACTTGCTTTCTTCTTTCTCTTCAATGGTCGTCGAGTAATCCGGTCTTTGCCGTTTATGCAAATTCCCTTTGTCTATAATCGCTCAAGAATTGGCATTAATATCCACAACAACGGCTACCTCGCCTACGGCAACGCCCGTTTTTTTGATCTTCCTTTCTATGGAGTCGTTCAGGTTTGTGAATCCCCTCCTGATAACGACCTATTCCCACCATATTCTTCCCTTGTGCATGCCTATACTGATTCTCACTCACTTATAAAGTGTGTCAACAAGCTTATGGACGATCCGGTCCTCGCCCATTCTATTTCTTCACGATCTCCCAAGGCTATTCAGCCCTACACCTTCCAAACCCTCCTGCATTCCGCCATCCTTGATATTTCACACCTGTGTTAG
- a CDS encoding glycosyltransferase, whose protein sequence is MARLLVVVPTLNSFAVLNNLVKSVLNQDFQDWRLIFVDGPSTSAHRAWLENCSTLDPRFNWIEQRPLSHGIYGAMNSGFDLAYHDECILFWGSDDWAPSPTVFSHIMSTYDSSFPRPDLLIARGSYIHASSRRGRLVSFCPPLSLSAGTFRRYLLNGRTPPHQATLFAPGARKFVSSYDQTYKLAADLDFFLRISAFSQLHVKSIDLDVVFMSSGGVSAKHNFRRTYEVFRAYFSAFGIVWILPFILRYLLRIFSFLGSLELF, encoded by the coding sequence ATGGCTAGGTTACTCGTTGTCGTACCGACCCTTAACTCCTTTGCGGTTCTGAATAATCTTGTTAAGTCCGTATTGAATCAGGACTTTCAGGATTGGCGCCTCATCTTTGTAGATGGTCCATCCACTTCCGCTCATCGCGCCTGGCTGGAAAACTGCTCCACACTCGATCCTCGTTTTAACTGGATTGAACAAAGGCCATTGTCTCATGGTATTTATGGCGCCATGAATTCTGGCTTTGATCTTGCTTATCATGATGAATGTATCCTGTTCTGGGGCTCCGACGATTGGGCTCCTTCTCCCACTGTCTTTAGTCATATTATGTCCACTTATGACAGTTCCTTTCCAAGGCCTGACCTCCTAATAGCTAGAGGTTCCTATATTCATGCTTCTTCTCGTAGGGGACGACTTGTTTCGTTTTGTCCACCTTTGTCTCTTTCTGCTGGTACTTTTCGTCGTTATCTCCTTAATGGTCGAACACCACCTCATCAGGCCACGCTATTTGCCCCTGGTGCACGCAAGTTCGTTTCTTCATATGACCAAACCTATAAACTTGCTGCCGATCTCGATTTCTTTCTCCGCATCTCAGCCTTTTCTCAGCTTCATGTTAAGTCTATAGATCTTGACGTTGTCTTCATGTCAAGCGGTGGTGTTAGTGCAAAGCATAACTTCCGCAGAACTTACGAGGTCTTTCGAGCTTATTTCTCAGCATTTGGCATCGTCTGGATCCTGCCGTTCATTCTCCGATATCTTCTTCGCATCTTTTCTTTCCTGGGCTCTCTCGAGTTGTTTTGA
- a CDS encoding photosystem II reaction center protein J has protein sequence MSGKKSGLPDGRIPDRLPDGRPAVAWKSRWTEGVLPLWLVATAGGMAVIFVVGLFFYGSYTGVGSA, from the coding sequence ATGAGCGGCAAGAAATCCGGTCTTCCCGACGGAAGAATTCCCGACCGTCTTCCAGACGGTCGCCCTGCGGTGGCCTGGAAATCCCGTTGGACTGAAGGTGTGCTTCCCCTCTGGCTCGTTGCGACCGCTGGCGGCATGGCCGTGATCTTTGTGGTGGGCCTCTTCTTCTACGGCTCCTACACCGGTGTGGGTTCCGCCTGA
- the psbE gene encoding cytochrome b559 subunit alpha, translated as MAAGSTGERPFFEIITSIRYWVIHAVTLPSIFLAGFLFVNTGLAYDAFGTPRPDAYFQAQDAKAPVVSQRYDAKSSLDQRLK; from the coding sequence ATGGCTGCCGGCTCAACGGGTGAACGCCCGTTCTTTGAAATCATCACGAGCATCCGGTACTGGGTGATCCATGCCGTGACCCTGCCTTCGATCTTCCTGGCCGGGTTCCTGTTCGTGAACACCGGACTGGCCTACGACGCCTTCGGCACCCCCCGCCCGGACGCTTACTTCCAGGCTCAGGACGCCAAGGCTCCTGTGGTGAGCCAGCGCTATGACGCCAAGTCTTCGCTCGACCAGCGCCTGAAATAA
- a CDS encoding photosystem II reaction center protein L translates to MQRSPNPNNLPVELNRTSLYLGLLFVFTCGILFSSYFFN, encoded by the coding sequence ATGCAACGCTCCCCCAACCCGAACAACCTGCCGGTTGAACTGAACCGCACCAGCCTGTACCTGGGCCTGCTGTTCGTCTTCACCTGCGGGATTCTGTTCTCCAGCTACTTCTTCAACTGA
- the psbF gene encoding cytochrome b559 subunit beta, whose amino-acid sequence MTQVPASTTPRNYPIFTVRWLAVHALGIPTVFFLGALAAMQFVRR is encoded by the coding sequence ATGACCCAAGTTCCAGCTAGCACCACCCCTCGCAACTACCCGATCTTCACGGTCCGGTGGCTTGCAGTCCACGCCCTTGGCATCCCCACGGTCTTTTTCCTGGGCGCCCTGGCTGCCATGCAGTTCGTTCGCCGCTGA
- a CDS encoding nucleoside-diphosphate sugar epimerase/dehydratase, with protein sequence MSASIFAFRTLTTTLVRLGPLNRRLLLIVADALLLPLAVWLSFWLRLADPFTPNLMEGLWLLPAIWLLGLPFYALSGQYKGLTRYVGSLALYRLAGRNGLLVLLLALTGLVLRLPLPPRSSWLLLWVLLTGFTGTVRFALRDVLLSMQNKPRHALTRVAIYGAGAAGVQLAAALRLAGSHIVELFVDDAPHLWRRDINGVPIQPPQLLRERAAEIDQVLMAIPSLSRSRRRRITADLQELGIPLLQVPSMDDITSGRARIDALRPIAIEELLGRDAVAPNPDLLGLGIAGACVCVTGAGGSIGSELCRQILRLRPRRLVLLEHSEPSLYAMHQELQGLLPAGVDLEPVLGSATDAALVERLLRQQGVTVVFHAAAYKHVPLVEANPLAGLANNVLSTRVVCRAAAAACVNEVVLISTDKAVRPTNVMGASKRVAELVVQAQAQELAARALERGSQPATRLAMVRFGNVLGSSGSVVPLFRRQIAEGGPITLTHPEIIRYFMTIPEAAQLVLQAAVLAKGADVFLLDMGEPVRIKDLAEQMVRLSGLSLRDARNPGGDIEIVCTGLRPGEKLFEELLIDAESEPTEHPLIYRAHERAVPPAELWPQIDALEVAIQRQDTTCALEVLAGLVPEWQRDGGVNGPGATVVAVAEAKDLGASLTGGAG encoded by the coding sequence ATGTCAGCATCTATCTTCGCCTTCCGCACCTTGACCACAACCCTGGTGCGCCTAGGTCCGCTGAACCGCCGGCTACTCCTGATTGTCGCTGATGCGCTCCTACTGCCGTTGGCGGTGTGGCTTAGTTTCTGGCTTCGGTTGGCGGATCCGTTTACGCCCAATTTGATGGAAGGGCTGTGGCTTCTGCCGGCGATATGGCTCCTCGGCTTGCCCTTCTATGCCCTCAGCGGCCAATACAAGGGCCTCACCCGCTATGTGGGCAGCCTCGCGCTGTATCGGCTCGCCGGCCGAAACGGCCTGTTGGTGCTGTTGCTCGCGCTCACCGGATTGGTACTGCGCTTACCGCTACCGCCTCGCAGTAGTTGGCTGTTGCTGTGGGTGTTGCTCACCGGCTTCACCGGTACTGTGCGCTTCGCGCTGCGCGATGTGTTGCTCAGCATGCAGAACAAGCCGCGCCATGCACTCACCCGCGTGGCGATCTACGGCGCTGGTGCTGCGGGCGTTCAGCTCGCCGCCGCGTTGCGCCTGGCGGGTAGCCACATTGTGGAGCTGTTTGTGGATGATGCGCCCCATCTCTGGCGCCGCGACATAAACGGTGTACCTATTCAGCCGCCGCAGTTGCTGCGCGAGCGGGCTGCCGAGATCGATCAGGTGCTGATGGCGATTCCCTCGCTGAGTCGCAGCCGCCGGCGCCGCATCACTGCCGATCTACAGGAGCTGGGCATCCCGTTGCTGCAGGTGCCCTCGATGGACGACATCACCAGCGGCCGCGCCCGAATCGATGCTCTGCGCCCGATCGCGATCGAGGAATTGCTCGGGCGCGATGCCGTGGCTCCCAACCCGGATTTGCTTGGCCTTGGAATCGCTGGCGCTTGCGTGTGCGTCACCGGCGCCGGCGGTTCGATCGGCAGTGAGCTGTGCCGCCAGATCCTGCGGCTACGGCCCCGCCGGCTGGTGTTGCTTGAGCACAGCGAACCAAGTTTGTATGCGATGCACCAGGAGTTGCAAGGTCTCCTTCCGGCGGGTGTGGATCTAGAACCGGTGCTCGGTAGCGCGACCGATGCAGCCCTGGTGGAGCGCCTGCTCCGCCAGCAGGGGGTGACTGTGGTCTTCCACGCCGCCGCCTACAAACACGTGCCGCTGGTGGAAGCCAACCCCCTGGCGGGCTTGGCCAACAACGTGCTCTCCACCCGTGTGGTGTGTCGCGCTGCCGCCGCCGCCTGCGTGAACGAGGTGGTTTTGATTTCCACTGATAAAGCGGTGCGTCCTACGAATGTGATGGGCGCCAGCAAACGCGTAGCTGAACTAGTGGTGCAAGCCCAGGCCCAGGAGCTGGCCGCGCGAGCCCTTGAGCGGGGTTCTCAACCCGCCACACGCCTGGCGATGGTGCGTTTTGGCAACGTGCTCGGTTCCTCCGGCTCGGTGGTGCCTCTATTTCGCAGGCAGATCGCGGAGGGCGGACCGATCACCCTCACTCACCCGGAGATCATCCGCTATTTCATGACCATCCCCGAGGCCGCTCAGCTGGTGCTCCAGGCCGCGGTGCTGGCCAAGGGTGCCGATGTGTTTTTGCTCGATATGGGCGAACCGGTGCGTATCAAAGATCTGGCTGAGCAGATGGTGCGCCTCAGTGGCCTCTCGCTGCGGGATGCCCGCAACCCTGGCGGCGACATAGAGATCGTCTGCACCGGGCTGCGGCCTGGCGAGAAGCTCTTTGAGGAGCTGCTGATTGATGCGGAATCAGAGCCCACGGAGCACCCGTTGATCTACCGGGCCCATGAACGGGCGGTGCCTCCGGCAGAGCTGTGGCCGCAGATTGACGCACTCGAGGTGGCGATTCAGCGGCAGGATACGACTTGCGCGCTTGAGGTGTTGGCGGGGTTGGTGCCGGAGTGGCAGCGGGATGGTGGTGTGAACGGGCCTGGTGCCACCGTGGTTGCTGTTGCCGAGGCAAAGGACCTAGGTGCGTCACTAACGGGGGGTGCTGGGTAA
- a CDS encoding FkbM family methyltransferase, which translates to MINSLYYSLPASLRRVAFKLVALSLRPFKQITISRNGLTYCLDLSSLIELLIFLDRYEPDTRQALAKLLKPSDVAIDIGANIGAHTLSMASLVGTSGCVIAIEPTSVAFERLTRNISKNPSLKIHPIKAFVARANSLLPPSVQSIWPSSSNHPSSTNQSTTDGAFLLPLDEVLRYLDPPMRKVDLIKIDVDGYELEALSSGLTLLQQFKPIVVAEAWSKTISQGTEHIFTLLEDLGYYFYDTSLRPLTFQFPPTHWGPELYPEESFNIVCVHKDTKL; encoded by the coding sequence ATGATCAATTCTCTGTATTACTCGTTGCCCGCAAGCCTGCGCAGAGTTGCCTTCAAGCTGGTGGCTTTATCTCTGCGACCCTTTAAGCAAATTACTATCTCACGTAATGGCCTAACCTATTGCCTGGATCTTTCCTCTCTTATTGAACTATTAATATTTCTCGATAGATATGAGCCTGACACGCGGCAAGCCCTGGCCAAGCTTCTTAAGCCCTCCGACGTTGCCATTGATATTGGTGCAAATATCGGAGCACACACCCTTTCAATGGCTTCCCTCGTTGGTACTTCTGGGTGCGTCATTGCAATAGAACCAACTTCTGTGGCTTTTGAGCGTCTTACCCGAAACATTTCCAAAAACCCCTCACTTAAAATCCATCCTATTAAGGCTTTTGTCGCTCGTGCAAATAGCCTTTTGCCACCTTCTGTGCAGAGTATTTGGCCTTCCTCTTCTAACCATCCATCCTCCACCAATCAGAGCACCACCGATGGAGCCTTTCTGTTACCCCTTGATGAAGTCTTGAGGTATCTCGATCCACCTATGCGAAAAGTAGATTTAATTAAGATTGATGTTGATGGTTATGAGTTAGAGGCTCTATCTAGCGGCTTGACCCTCCTTCAACAATTTAAGCCCATTGTAGTTGCCGAAGCGTGGAGCAAAACCATTAGTCAGGGTACTGAGCATATCTTTACGCTCCTTGAAGATCTCGGCTATTACTTCTACGACACGTCTCTTAGACCTCTAACCTTTCAATTTCCGCCAACTCATTGGGGTCCCGAACTCTATCCCGAGGAGTCATTTAATATCGTTTGTGTCCACAAGGATACTAAACTATGA
- a CDS encoding aldo/keto reductase, which translates to MSRLVFGTGGRFGRLSRSLAQSLVDHAWERGIRIFDTGMSYCHGRSQSLLLECLSDRISHPSCLISTKIPADPLYIPYYLDLCRSAFALASLDLIFLWGPTFEELNNQDLALFLKHITSSGIVRRLGVNTHDLRLMRDLDQTACFPYVSDLMIDFSLAQPDRSPVILKYSSLGVKVWAGTSLAQGFLLESPFERYIRTRSISYLLRYLFNAPTRQLSSSASPIRRYLRRTDPASARSLPLAYVLNHPSISYVPIGMLSKNSIDHNISIEDRISSYSSSLDQLNHSLPSLLGSLSYG; encoded by the coding sequence ATGTCACGCCTCGTCTTTGGTACCGGTGGTCGTTTTGGACGACTCAGTCGTTCTTTGGCACAATCTCTTGTTGACCACGCCTGGGAGCGTGGTATTCGCATCTTTGATACTGGTATGTCGTATTGCCATGGTCGTAGTCAATCACTTCTCTTGGAATGCTTGTCCGATCGTATCTCTCATCCGTCTTGCCTAATTTCCACTAAGATACCTGCTGATCCTTTATATATTCCCTATTACCTAGATCTTTGTCGTTCTGCTTTTGCTCTGGCCTCGCTCGATCTCATCTTTCTGTGGGGCCCCACCTTTGAAGAACTTAATAACCAGGATCTAGCACTATTTCTTAAGCATATTACATCCAGCGGCATCGTCAGACGCCTTGGTGTTAACACACATGATCTCAGGCTGATGCGCGACCTTGATCAAACAGCCTGTTTCCCATATGTCTCTGATCTCATGATTGACTTCAGCCTTGCACAACCTGATCGGTCTCCTGTCATTCTAAAGTATTCTTCTCTCGGCGTAAAAGTTTGGGCTGGTACTTCTCTTGCGCAAGGATTTCTTTTAGAGTCCCCTTTTGAGCGCTACATCCGTACGCGAAGCATCAGCTATCTTCTTCGTTACCTGTTTAACGCTCCTACTCGTCAACTCTCTTCTTCTGCATCTCCAATTCGTCGATATCTCAGGAGAACAGATCCCGCTAGTGCCAGATCTTTACCGCTTGCATATGTATTGAATCATCCCTCCATCAGTTATGTTCCAATTGGCATGCTCTCGAAGAATTCTATTGACCACAATATCTCAATTGAGGATAGAATCTCTTCTTATAGTTCTTCCCTTGATCAACTAAATCACTCTCTTCCTTCTCTTTTGGGCTCACTCTCTTATGGCTAG
- a CDS encoding NAD(P)H-quinone oxidoreductase subunit 3, translating into MFVLSGYDAFLGFLLIAAAVPVLALVTNKIVSPKSRVGERDLTYESGMEPIGGAWIQFNIRYYMFALVFVIFDVETVFLYPWAVAFHRLGLLAFIEALVFIAILVVALAYAWRKGALEWS; encoded by the coding sequence GTGTTCGTTCTCTCCGGTTACGACGCCTTCCTCGGGTTTCTGCTGATCGCAGCAGCCGTGCCCGTACTGGCCCTCGTCACCAACAAGATCGTCTCGCCGAAGTCGCGGGTTGGTGAACGTGATCTCACCTACGAATCGGGTATGGAGCCCATCGGTGGGGCGTGGATTCAGTTCAACATCCGCTACTACATGTTTGCCCTGGTCTTCGTGATCTTCGACGTGGAGACCGTCTTTCTCTATCCCTGGGCCGTGGCGTTCCACCGCCTGGGGCTGTTGGCGTTTATCGAAGCCTTGGTCTTTATCGCCATCCTGGTGGTGGCCCTGGCCTATGCCTGGCGCAAGGGCGCCCTCGAGTGGAGCTGA
- a CDS encoding rubredoxin, with translation MSEETLPDEVQELPGVTETPVDDPDTHRFECRSCGFVYDPGEGVKKLAIEPGTPFSALDPVSFRCPVCRSKTLAFKDIGPRNKPSGFEENLGYGLGVNTLTPGQKNVLIFGGFALAIAFFLSLYSLR, from the coding sequence ATGAGCGAGGAGACCCTTCCCGACGAGGTCCAAGAGCTGCCCGGGGTGACTGAGACACCAGTCGATGATCCCGATACACACCGCTTCGAATGCCGAAGCTGCGGCTTCGTCTATGACCCGGGCGAGGGCGTGAAAAAGCTGGCGATCGAGCCCGGCACCCCCTTCAGCGCCCTGGATCCGGTGAGCTTCCGCTGCCCGGTCTGCCGGAGCAAGACCCTGGCCTTCAAGGACATCGGCCCCCGCAACAAGCCCAGCGGCTTCGAGGAAAATCTCGGCTACGGGCTTGGAGTGAACACGCTCACGCCCGGGCAGAAAAACGTGCTGATCTTCGGCGGCTTTGCCCTGGCCATCGCCTTCTTCCTTTCTCTCTATTCCCTGCGCTGA
- a CDS encoding glycosyl transferase, whose amino-acid sequence MFVLITSGVSAYSLLFPSIPFSAPFPIQAAPLLAFPLALVGLLDDRFHLPASWRYVVQLVTALVLILLSPLLVPSMRGLPLLFLLVIGVTAVINFTNFMDGLDGLVAGCMSVALTSAAIQLSAPLTIWALVGALLGFLLLNWSPAKVFMGDVGSTFLGAVFSLLVLQSSSWLEALALFLVATPLLGDAFICVLRRLVAGQRVFQAHRLHLFQRLQQAGWPHARVSSLYILATSVLASASLFGGLQWVGTLSAIIILIGLWLDQHLAVPFAEASRS is encoded by the coding sequence GTGTTTGTGTTGATTACCTCAGGTGTTAGTGCCTATTCATTGTTGTTTCCTTCCATTCCTTTCTCCGCCCCGTTTCCCATCCAGGCTGCCCCCTTGCTTGCATTCCCTCTGGCCCTAGTGGGTTTACTTGACGATCGCTTTCACCTTCCCGCTAGCTGGCGATATGTTGTTCAGCTTGTTACCGCTCTCGTTCTTATTTTGCTAAGCCCCCTCTTGGTCCCCTCCATGAGGGGGCTGCCCCTTTTGTTCTTGTTGGTGATCGGAGTCACTGCGGTTATCAACTTTACTAATTTCATGGACGGCCTGGATGGCCTTGTAGCTGGCTGTATGTCTGTTGCCCTGACTTCGGCGGCAATTCAGCTGTCTGCTCCCCTGACCATATGGGCGCTGGTAGGCGCCTTGCTTGGTTTTTTGCTTTTGAACTGGAGTCCCGCGAAGGTTTTCATGGGCGATGTTGGCAGCACTTTCCTCGGAGCCGTGTTTTCCTTGCTCGTTCTTCAGTCATCATCCTGGCTTGAAGCGCTTGCACTTTTTCTTGTTGCAACACCGCTTTTAGGCGATGCCTTCATCTGTGTCCTACGCCGTCTGGTAGCTGGACAGCGAGTATTCCAGGCGCATCGTCTGCATTTGTTCCAGCGTCTACAACAAGCCGGTTGGCCCCATGCCCGAGTCTCCAGCCTCTATATCCTTGCAACATCTGTTCTCGCCTCAGCATCATTATTCGGTGGCTTGCAATGGGTTGGCACCCTTTCGGCCATCATCATTTTGATTGGATTATGGCTGGATCAACACCTTGCTGTCCCCTTTGCCGAAGCAAGTCGCTCTTGA
- a CDS encoding photosynthesis system II assembly factor Ycf48, which yields MKRLLSSLCALLAAVVLTGCVSTSLPTAQSSPWQPVDIHTKSNPLDLAFTDSSHGFLVGSNRLILETNDAGASWTEMALDLPEEENFRLISVDFSGDEGWIVGQPGLLLHSEDAGQNWSRLFLDTKLPGEPYMVTALGKRSAELATNVGAVYRTNDAGGSWQAQVEDAVGAVRDLRRSPEGNYISVSSLGNFFATWSPGEPRWTPHQRESSQRLQSMGFQPNGNLWMLARGAQLRFNEDASTPEEWSKPVVPITNGYGYLDMAWDASGTIWAGGGSGTLLVSSDNGQSWQKDPVGEKQPTNFSHIAFFSDGKGFVLGERGSLLRWVG from the coding sequence ATGAAACGCCTGCTCTCTTCTCTCTGCGCGTTGCTCGCCGCTGTGGTGCTGACGGGCTGCGTCAGCACCAGCCTGCCCACGGCCCAGAGCAGCCCGTGGCAGCCCGTGGACATCCACACCAAATCCAACCCCCTGGATCTGGCCTTCACAGACAGCAGCCACGGCTTCCTGGTGGGCAGCAACCGGCTGATCCTCGAGACCAATGACGCCGGTGCCTCCTGGACCGAGATGGCCCTGGATTTGCCCGAAGAGGAAAACTTCCGCTTGATCAGCGTCGATTTCTCGGGCGACGAGGGCTGGATCGTCGGTCAACCCGGCCTACTTCTCCACAGCGAAGACGCTGGTCAGAACTGGAGCCGCCTCTTCCTCGACACCAAGCTTCCCGGTGAGCCCTACATGGTGACGGCCCTGGGCAAGCGCAGCGCTGAATTGGCCACCAACGTGGGCGCCGTCTACCGCACCAACGACGCGGGCGGCTCCTGGCAGGCCCAAGTCGAAGACGCCGTCGGCGCTGTGCGCGACCTGCGCCGCAGCCCGGAGGGCAACTACATCAGCGTCAGCAGCCTGGGCAACTTCTTTGCCACCTGGTCTCCAGGGGAGCCCCGCTGGACCCCGCACCAGCGGGAAAGCAGCCAGCGCCTGCAATCCATGGGCTTCCAACCCAATGGCAACCTCTGGATGCTGGCCCGCGGCGCCCAACTGCGCTTCAACGAGGACGCATCGACTCCTGAGGAGTGGAGCAAGCCGGTGGTGCCAATCACCAATGGCTACGGCTACCTGGACATGGCCTGGGATGCAAGCGGCACGATCTGGGCCGGCGGTGGCAGCGGCACCTTGCTTGTGAGCAGCGACAACGGCCAGAGCTGGCAGAAGGATCCGGTGGGCGAAAAGCAACCGACGAACTTCAGCCACATCGCCTTTTTCAGTGATGGCAAGGGTTTTGTGCTTGGTGAGCGGGGATCCCTGCTGCGCTGGGTGGGCTAA
- a CDS encoding NADH dehydrogenase subunit K: MAEALSLSALRDQRESSCNPVGAPSVTSDLSENVILTTLDDLHNWARLSSLWPLLYGTACCFIEFAALIGSRFDFDRFGLVPRSSPRQADLLIVAGTVTMKMAPALVRLYEQMPEPKYVIAMGACTITGGMFSADSTTAVRGVDKLIPVDLYLPGCPPRPEAIFDAVVKLRKKVGNEALSERGNLLPTHRYFTVSHAMKQVEPIVDGRYLRAETQQAALKAVAGLPVAATAKASVPAEQA; this comes from the coding sequence ATGGCTGAAGCCCTCTCCCTGAGCGCCCTCCGCGATCAGCGGGAATCCAGCTGCAACCCGGTCGGCGCCCCCAGCGTGACCTCGGATCTCTCCGAGAATGTCATCCTCACCACCCTGGATGACCTGCACAACTGGGCGCGTTTGAGCAGCCTCTGGCCGCTGCTCTACGGAACCGCCTGCTGCTTCATCGAGTTCGCCGCCCTGATTGGCTCGCGTTTCGACTTCGACCGTTTCGGCTTGGTGCCCCGCTCCAGCCCGCGCCAGGCGGACCTGCTGATCGTGGCCGGCACTGTGACCATGAAGATGGCACCTGCCCTGGTCCGTCTCTATGAGCAGATGCCCGAGCCCAAGTACGTCATCGCCATGGGCGCCTGCACGATCACCGGCGGCATGTTCTCAGCGGACTCCACCACCGCCGTGCGCGGTGTCGACAAGCTCATCCCCGTTGATCTCTATCTCCCCGGCTGCCCTCCCCGGCCCGAGGCGATCTTCGATGCGGTGGTCAAGCTGCGCAAGAAGGTGGGTAATGAGGCCCTGTCGGAGCGCGGCAACCTGCTTCCGACCCACCGTTACTTCACGGTTTCCCATGCGATGAAGCAGGTGGAGCCGATCGTCGACGGCCGCTATCTGCGCGCCGAAACCCAGCAGGCGGCCTTGAAAGCTGTCGCTGGTCTTCCGGTCGCTGCAACGGCCAAAGCTTCTGTTCCCGCTGAGCAAGCCTGA